The following are encoded together in the Burkholderiaceae bacterium DAT-1 genome:
- a CDS encoding cation:proton antiporter, protein MHTLLGSMLILLAAAVAAVILCRRAQLPPLLGYLLIGVIAGPHAAGLIPSGAEAEELGEYGVVFMMFSLGLEFSLPKLVAMKSRVFGVGGAQMLLTAVPAGLIGWACGMHPYGAFLLGATLAMSSTAIVSRMLTEKVELATPHGEYAIGVLLFQDLAVVPLLIITPVLGGNAGDMGPALTWAAFKIVLTLAVLLYLGPRLLRPLLHIVAKQRSNELFVLNVLLVTLGVGWMTSMAGLSMALGAFIAGMLLAETQYRHQVEDDIRPFRDLLLGLFFITVGMRLDVIAGWHAIAWVLGILAALLLLKALAVGLLLRGIGRSPGTAMRTAILLAQGGEFGFVMLAQISEIHILSEHIEQATLAAILLSMIIAPFFIQQSEALVRRFIASDWMLQAMRLTQLAARTMATSNHVIVCGYGRSGQALVRLLEGEEVPWYALDLDPDRVSEASAAGENVAYGDASKLEVLLSAGLSRARALVVTYDDPSSARRVIEVVRTERPDLPVVVRTGDEHGIDQLREAGADEVVAEMMEGSLMLATHTMLLLGVPLNRVLRSVRTVREQRYALFRGFFRGVGDEADTDGDQHPRLHTIMLPPKARGVGMSVTKLASDFPEIELRTLRRQGALLSERGHDLCLEPGDVLVICGESAVIDRFERHLLMGGQVTSTFNGAVGAPD, encoded by the coding sequence CCGTCTGGTGCGGAAGCAGAAGAGCTGGGTGAATACGGTGTGGTATTCATGATGTTCAGTCTGGGTCTGGAGTTCAGTTTACCCAAACTGGTTGCCATGAAATCCAGAGTGTTCGGTGTGGGGGGCGCGCAGATGTTGCTGACTGCGGTGCCTGCGGGACTCATTGGCTGGGCGTGCGGTATGCATCCCTATGGCGCATTTCTTCTCGGCGCGACACTTGCAATGTCGTCTACGGCAATTGTGAGCCGGATGCTCACTGAAAAGGTCGAGCTCGCAACGCCGCATGGTGAGTACGCCATTGGCGTATTGCTATTTCAGGATTTGGCGGTTGTGCCGTTGCTGATCATTACGCCCGTCTTGGGCGGAAATGCCGGCGATATGGGGCCCGCGCTTACTTGGGCGGCATTTAAGATTGTCCTGACGCTCGCAGTCCTGCTGTATCTGGGACCTCGCTTGCTGCGCCCCTTGCTGCATATCGTGGCGAAACAGCGTTCGAATGAATTATTTGTGCTGAATGTACTATTGGTCACGCTTGGCGTGGGCTGGATGACATCGATGGCTGGGCTGTCGATGGCACTTGGCGCATTTATCGCCGGAATGTTGCTTGCTGAAACCCAATATCGACATCAGGTTGAAGATGATATTCGACCCTTCCGTGATCTCTTGCTGGGTCTGTTTTTTATCACTGTAGGGATGCGACTGGATGTGATAGCAGGCTGGCACGCCATTGCCTGGGTATTAGGGATACTGGCTGCATTGCTTCTGTTGAAAGCGCTCGCAGTGGGCTTACTGTTACGTGGCATTGGCAGAAGCCCCGGCACTGCGATGCGTACCGCCATTTTACTGGCTCAGGGGGGCGAGTTTGGGTTCGTGATGCTGGCGCAAATCAGTGAAATCCATATTTTGTCGGAGCACATCGAACAGGCAACGCTTGCTGCCATTCTCCTGTCCATGATCATTGCGCCATTTTTTATCCAGCAATCCGAGGCGCTTGTCCGTCGCTTTATTGCGTCCGACTGGATGTTGCAAGCCATGCGGCTCACGCAGCTGGCCGCCCGAACGATGGCGACGAGCAACCATGTGATTGTATGTGGGTACGGACGGAGCGGACAGGCGCTGGTTCGCTTATTGGAAGGCGAGGAAGTGCCATGGTATGCGCTCGATCTGGATCCGGATCGCGTCAGTGAAGCCTCGGCTGCCGGAGAAAATGTGGCATATGGCGACGCATCCAAACTGGAGGTGTTGCTATCTGCTGGCCTGTCACGTGCGCGGGCTCTGGTGGTGACATACGATGATCCATCGTCTGCTAGGCGTGTCATTGAGGTGGTTCGCACTGAACGTCCTGATTTACCCGTGGTGGTGCGTACCGGGGATGAGCATGGCATCGATCAGCTCCGCGAAGCTGGAGCTGATGAGGTGGTGGCCGAAATGATGGAAGGTAGTTTGATGCTGGCGACTCATACCATGTTATTGCTAGGCGTGCCATTGAATCGGGTATTGCGCAGTGTAAGAACGGTTCGCGAGCAGCGATACGCCCTTTTCCGAGGCTTCTTCAGAGGGGTAGGGGATGAAGCTGACACCGATGGGGATCAACACCCCCGATTGCATACCATCATGTTGCCCCCTAAGGCTCGAGGGGTGGGGATGTCCGTTACCAAGCTGGCGTCGGATTTCCCTGAAATCGAGTTGCGCACCTTGCGAAGGCAGGGGGCACTCCTTAGTGAGCGAGGTCATGACCTCTGTCTTGAACCCGGTGATGTGCTTGTCATTTGTGGTGAGTCGGCAGTGATTGATCGCTTTGAACGTCACCTGCTGATGGGCGGGCAGGTGACATCAACTTTCAACGGTGCAGTGGGTGCTCCAGATTAG
- a CDS encoding prepilin-type N-terminal cleavage/methylation domain-containing protein, with amino-acid sequence MRKQHGFTLIEMALVLVVIGLLLGGVLKGQTMIENARTKNLIKDSNAYLAAVHTYRDQYHQLPGDDKGASIRGNAWKNTADGDGNGRIDGDTEALQFWNHLRAAGLVTGEIKDKGNEPETAFNGKAEVKSAVAGFSTSSICYSNTLGRAASAMDAEQDDGNPATGSIRALETTSSGASATPATSYSEDDRYVVCRQI; translated from the coding sequence ATGCGCAAGCAACACGGCTTTACACTCATTGAAATGGCACTGGTTCTCGTTGTGATCGGTTTATTGCTGGGCGGCGTCCTGAAAGGACAAACCATGATCGAGAATGCCCGCACAAAGAACCTGATCAAAGACAGCAATGCTTATTTGGCGGCTGTTCATACCTACCGAGATCAATACCATCAACTTCCCGGTGATGACAAAGGCGCATCCATCCGAGGCAACGCATGGAAGAACACCGCAGATGGTGATGGAAATGGCCGGATCGACGGCGATACCGAAGCACTGCAATTCTGGAATCACTTACGTGCAGCCGGTCTGGTGACTGGCGAAATCAAGGACAAGGGTAACGAACCCGAAACCGCGTTCAATGGGAAGGCTGAAGTGAAATCTGCCGTTGCCGGCTTTTCAACATCAAGCATCTGCTATAGCAACACGCTTGGGCGTGCAGCTTCAGCAATGGACGCAGAACAAGATGATGGCAACCCTGCCACAGGGTCGATTCGCGCCCTGGAAACGACAAGTTCCGGCGCATCCGCAACACCTGCGACGAGTTACTCGGAAGACGATCGCTATGTCGTTTGTCGTCAGATCTAA
- a CDS encoding prepilin-type N-terminal cleavage/methylation domain-containing protein, producing MRTLNPMSGFTLLELAIVLTILALFSAGGLPLAAKLHQIQSRQQIEQTLNQGIEALIGFAANHPLDSGRGAWLPCPAIYVNGAEGGRNPDGSCVREEGYLPSRDLGLNPTNAIVHYRVDARFANRSSGIQLGGQGRLQICADPACAIRLGDNVGALLWVKGETSDPSGRDSRANDDGMDTATGQALPCNSGGPPFAPACVFVAHEARSDGAVGGAFQDQVRWMSSSLLMYQLIQTSRLP from the coding sequence ATGCGCACACTAAACCCGATGTCAGGATTCACCCTGCTGGAGTTAGCAATCGTACTCACCATACTTGCCCTCTTTTCAGCTGGTGGCCTCCCGCTAGCAGCAAAACTCCATCAAATACAAAGCAGGCAGCAAATAGAACAAACCCTGAATCAGGGTATTGAGGCATTAATCGGCTTTGCGGCAAATCATCCACTGGACAGCGGGAGAGGCGCCTGGCTTCCCTGTCCTGCGATATACGTAAATGGAGCCGAGGGTGGTCGCAATCCTGATGGATCTTGCGTGCGCGAGGAAGGCTATTTGCCCAGCCGGGATCTTGGCCTCAACCCGACGAATGCCATCGTACATTATCGGGTAGACGCACGGTTCGCCAATCGCAGCTCGGGCATTCAGCTGGGCGGGCAAGGACGGCTGCAAATATGCGCCGACCCGGCCTGTGCGATCCGCCTTGGAGACAATGTAGGCGCCCTCCTTTGGGTAAAAGGAGAGACGAGTGACCCCTCAGGCAGGGACAGCCGCGCCAATGATGATGGAATGGATACCGCCACAGGGCAGGCATTACCGTGCAATTCGGGAGGTCCTCCATTTGCCCCTGCCTGTGTCTTTGTCGCACATGAAGCAAGGTCAGACGGTGCAGTGGGCGGTGCATTTCAGGATCAGGTGCGCTGGATGTCCAGCAGCCTGTTGATGTACCAGCTGATTCAGACAAGCAGATTGCCCTGA
- the tuf gene encoding elongation factor Tu: MAKEKFERTKPHVNVGTIGHVDHGKTTLTAAITTILSKKFGGEAKGYDQIDSAPEEKARGITINTAHVEYETENRHYAHVDCPGHADYVKNMITGAAQMDGAILVVSSADGPMPQTREHILLARQVGVPYIIVFMNKADMVDDAELLELVEMEVRELLSKYDFPGDDLPIIKGSALKALEGDQSEIGEPAIFRLAEALDSYIPTPERAVDGAFLMPVEDVFSISGRGTVVTGRVERGIVKVGEEIEIVGIKPTVKTTCTGVEMFRKLLDQGQAGDNIGALLRGTKREDVERGQVLAKPGSITPHTKFAGSVYVLSKDEGGRHTPFFNGYRPQFYFRTTDVTGAVELPAGTEMVMPGDNVEVVVSLIAPIAMEQGLRFAIREGGRTVGAGVVAKVIE, from the coding sequence ATGGCAAAAGAAAAGTTCGAACGGACAAAGCCGCACGTAAACGTTGGTACCATTGGTCACGTTGACCACGGTAAGACCACTCTGACCGCAGCTATCACTACCATTCTGTCCAAGAAGTTCGGTGGTGAAGCCAAGGGTTACGACCAGATCGACAGCGCGCCTGAAGAAAAGGCTCGTGGTATTACGATTAATACCGCTCACGTTGAATACGAAACCGAAAACCGTCACTACGCTCACGTTGACTGCCCAGGTCACGCTGACTACGTGAAGAACATGATTACCGGTGCAGCCCAGATGGACGGCGCGATCCTGGTTGTGTCCTCCGCTGACGGTCCTATGCCGCAAACACGTGAACACATCCTGTTGGCTCGTCAGGTTGGCGTGCCTTACATCATCGTGTTCATGAACAAGGCTGACATGGTTGATGATGCCGAGTTGCTCGAACTGGTGGAAATGGAAGTTCGCGAACTTCTGTCCAAGTACGACTTCCCGGGTGACGACCTGCCGATCATCAAGGGTTCCGCACTGAAGGCCCTGGAAGGCGACCAGTCCGAAATCGGCGAACCGGCTATCTTCCGTCTGGCAGAAGCACTGGACAGCTACATCCCGACACCAGAGCGTGCTGTTGATGGCGCGTTCCTGATGCCGGTTGAAGACGTGTTCTCGATCTCTGGTCGTGGCACCGTGGTGACCGGTCGCGTTGAGCGCGGTATCGTCAAGGTCGGCGAAGAAATCGAAATCGTTGGTATCAAGCCGACCGTCAAGACCACCTGTACCGGTGTGGAAATGTTCCGCAAGCTGCTGGATCAAGGTCAAGCTGGTGACAACATTGGCGCGCTGCTGCGCGGTACCAAGCGTGAAGACGTTGAGCGTGGTCAAGTTCTGGCCAAGCCGGGTTCGATCACACCGCACACCAAGTTTGCTGGTTCCGTGTACGTGCTGAGCAAGGATGAAGGTGGTCGTCACACCCCGTTCTTCAACGGCTATCGTCCGCAGTTCTACTTCCGTACCACTGACGTGACTGGCGCAGTTGAACTGCCGGCCGGCACCGAAATGGTGATGCCAGGCGACAACGTTGAAGTGGTTGTTTCCCTGATCGCTCCGATCGCTATGGAACAAGGTCTGCGCTTCGCTATCCGCGAAGGTGGTCGTACTGTTGGCGCCGGTGTGGTTGCCAAGGTCATCGAGTAA
- the secE gene encoding preprotein translocase subunit SecE translates to MHLLPYRAGMESVDKLKIGGALLLVLAGVTAYYLLPSDQGVLRMLVVLLGVILAAVVVWFSAPGRGFVDYARDSIKEAEKVVWPSKRETWQVTGVVFLFAFVLALFMWVVDFGLQWLLYDLLPKLFGR, encoded by the coding sequence ATGCATTTGTTGCCATATAGGGCCGGCATGGAAAGCGTAGATAAACTTAAAATTGGTGGTGCCTTGCTGTTGGTGCTTGCCGGTGTCACTGCATATTATCTGCTGCCGTCCGATCAGGGTGTGTTGCGCATGCTGGTTGTGTTGCTGGGAGTGATTCTGGCTGCGGTAGTGGTGTGGTTCTCTGCACCTGGTCGTGGGTTCGTGGATTATGCGCGCGACTCGATCAAGGAAGCGGAAAAGGTTGTGTGGCCGAGTAAGCGGGAGACCTGGCAAGTGACTGGGGTTGTATTCCTGTTTGCATTTGTGTTGGCGCTGTTTATGTGGGTCGTAGATTTTGGCCTGCAATGGTTGCTTTACGATCTGTTGCCCAAACTGTTTGGACGATAA
- the nusG gene encoding transcription termination/antitermination protein NusG produces MAMRWYVVHAYSGFEKSVQKALKERIERSEMAHMFGQVLVPVEEVMEVRNGQKALTERKFFPGYVLVEMDMTDETWHLVKNTPRVTGFVGGTGMRPTPITQKEVDALLHQMQEGVEKPKPKIQFEVGQTLRVTEGPFADFNASVEEVNYDKSKLKVSVLIFGRATPVEVDFSQVEKI; encoded by the coding sequence ATGGCAATGCGATGGTATGTGGTACATGCCTATTCTGGCTTTGAGAAAAGTGTCCAGAAGGCGCTGAAGGAGCGTATTGAACGCTCCGAAATGGCGCATATGTTTGGCCAGGTTTTGGTGCCGGTCGAGGAAGTGATGGAAGTGCGCAATGGTCAGAAGGCACTGACCGAGCGTAAGTTTTTTCCGGGCTATGTCCTTGTTGAAATGGACATGACCGATGAGACGTGGCATTTGGTTAAAAATACGCCGCGGGTGACTGGGTTTGTTGGTGGTACAGGCATGCGTCCGACACCGATCACCCAGAAGGAAGTGGATGCACTCCTGCATCAGATGCAAGAGGGTGTCGAGAAGCCGAAGCCGAAGATCCAGTTCGAAGTGGGGCAGACGCTCCGTGTAACTGAAGGTCCTTTTGCGGACTTCAATGCATCGGTGGAAGAAGTAAATTACGACAAGAGCAAGCTGAAGGTTTCAGTGTTGATCTTTGGTCGTGCAACCCCTGTTGAGGTTGATTTCTCGCAGGTGGAAAAGATCTGA
- the rplK gene encoding 50S ribosomal protein L11: MAKKVVGYVKLQVPAGKANPSPPIGPALGQRGLNIMQFCKEFNAATQGVEPGLPIPVVITAYADKSFTFVMKTPPATILIKKAAGITKGSSKPHLDKVGKITRAQLEEIAKTKSPDLTAADLDAAVRTIAGSARSMGLNVEGV, encoded by the coding sequence ATGGCAAAGAAAGTTGTAGGCTACGTAAAGCTGCAAGTGCCCGCTGGTAAAGCAAATCCATCGCCGCCCATTGGTCCGGCACTGGGTCAGCGCGGTCTGAATATCATGCAATTCTGTAAGGAATTCAATGCAGCCACCCAAGGCGTTGAGCCGGGTCTGCCAATTCCTGTTGTGATTACTGCTTACGCGGACAAGTCCTTCACATTTGTGATGAAGACCCCGCCGGCAACAATCCTGATCAAGAAGGCTGCTGGTATCACCAAGGGTAGCTCGAAGCCACACCTGGATAAGGTTGGCAAGATCACTCGTGCCCAGTTGGAAGAAATCGCCAAAACCAAGTCACCTGACCTGACTGCTGCTGACCTGGATGCTGCTGTTCGCACCATCGCTGGTTCGGCTCGTTCCATGGGTCTGAATGTGGAGGGTGTGTAA
- the rplA gene encoding 50S ribosomal protein L1, whose product MAKISKRMAALKAKVDRNKLYDVTSAITLAKECATAKFGESIDVAINLGVDARKSDQVVRGSVVLPKGTGKSVRVAVFTQGANVEAAKAAGADIVGFDDLAEQIKGGMMDFDVVIASPDAMRIVGQLGTILGPRGLMPNPKVGTVTPNVAEAVKNAKAGQVQYRTDKNGIIHATLGRASFEVADLKANLDALVDALQKAKPASSKGVYFKKIAVSSTMGIGVRVEPASALGNA is encoded by the coding sequence ATGGCAAAGATTTCCAAGCGTATGGCCGCTCTGAAGGCCAAGGTTGATCGTAACAAGCTGTACGATGTGACCTCCGCCATCACTCTGGCTAAGGAATGCGCCACTGCCAAGTTCGGTGAGTCCATTGACGTCGCAATCAATCTGGGTGTGGATGCACGTAAGTCCGACCAGGTTGTGCGTGGTTCCGTGGTTCTGCCGAAGGGTACTGGCAAGTCCGTTCGCGTGGCTGTGTTTACACAGGGCGCAAACGTTGAGGCTGCCAAGGCTGCTGGTGCTGATATCGTTGGTTTCGACGATCTGGCCGAGCAAATCAAGGGCGGTATGATGGACTTCGACGTGGTCATCGCTTCGCCGGACGCCATGCGTATCGTCGGTCAGCTGGGTACCATCCTTGGTCCGCGCGGTCTGATGCCAAACCCGAAGGTTGGCACCGTGACTCCGAACGTTGCTGAAGCTGTGAAGAATGCTAAGGCCGGTCAAGTTCAGTATCGTACCGACAAGAACGGTATCATCCACGCCACCCTGGGTCGCGCTTCGTTCGAAGTGGCTGATCTGAAGGCTAACCTGGATGCGCTGGTTGATGCCCTGCAAAAGGCCAAGCCAGCATCGTCCAAGGGCGTGTACTTCAAGAAGATTGCTGTGTCCTCCACTATGGGCATTGGCGTACGTGTTGAACCGGCTTCGGCTCTGGGCAACGCGTAA
- the rplJ gene encoding 50S ribosomal protein L10, with amino-acid sequence MSLNLDDKKAVVAEISAEVAQAQTIVVAEYRGIQVSAMTKLRADARKQGVYLRVLKNTLARRAVEGTPFAGLADQMVGPLVYGISADPVAAAKVLNDFAKGNDKIVIKAGSYDGKVLNAAEVSQLASIPSREELLSKLLYVMQAPLAGLARGLAALAEKKQAEAA; translated from the coding sequence TTGAGTCTCAATCTCGACGACAAAAAGGCCGTAGTGGCTGAGATCAGTGCAGAAGTTGCACAAGCTCAGACCATCGTTGTGGCCGAGTACCGCGGCATTCAGGTCAGTGCAATGACCAAGCTGCGTGCTGATGCTCGCAAGCAGGGCGTGTACCTGCGCGTGCTGAAGAACACGCTGGCTCGCCGCGCTGTTGAAGGCACTCCGTTTGCAGGTCTGGCTGACCAAATGGTTGGCCCGCTGGTGTACGGCATTTCTGCCGACCCGGTCGCTGCAGCCAAGGTGCTGAATGACTTTGCCAAAGGTAACGACAAGATCGTTATCAAGGCAGGTTCGTACGACGGCAAGGTACTGAACGCCGCTGAAGTGAGTCAGCTCGCTTCGATCCCGAGCCGCGAAGAGCTGCTGTCCAAGCTGCTCTACGTTATGCAGGCACCGCTGGCGGGTCTCGCCCGTGGCCTTGCCGCGCTGGCCGAGAAGAAGCAAGCCGAAGCCGCTTAA
- the rplL gene encoding 50S ribosomal protein L7/L12 encodes MALTKEDILEAVGALTVMELNDLVKAFEEKFGVSAAAVAVAGPAAAAAAVEEKTDFDVILTSAGANKVGVIKVVRELTGLGLKEAKDLVDGAPKTVKEGAPKADAEAMVKKLVEAGAAAEMK; translated from the coding sequence ATGGCACTGACCAAAGAAGACATCCTCGAAGCCGTTGGCGCTTTGACCGTTATGGAACTGAATGACCTGGTGAAGGCATTCGAAGAGAAGTTCGGCGTGTCCGCTGCTGCTGTTGCAGTTGCTGGCCCGGCTGCAGCTGCTGCTGCAGTTGAAGAAAAGACCGATTTCGACGTTATCCTGACCAGCGCTGGCGCAAACAAGGTTGGCGTGATCAAGGTTGTTCGCGAACTGACCGGTCTGGGTCTGAAGGAAGCCAAGGACCTGGTCGACGGCGCTCCGAAGACTGTCAAGGAAGGCGCTCCGAAGGCCGATGCAGAAGCTATGGTCAAGAAGTTGGTCGAAGCTGGCGCAGCAGCTGAGATGAAGTAA